The proteins below come from a single Aptenodytes patagonicus chromosome 2, bAptPat1.pri.cur, whole genome shotgun sequence genomic window:
- the TRAM1 gene encoding translocating chain-associated membrane protein 1 isoform X1 produces the protein MAIRKKSNKNPPVLSHEFIVQNHADIVSCMAMIFLLGLMFEITAKAAVIFVTLQYNVTIPATEEQSSETISLYHYGIKDLATIFFYMLVAIIIHAIIQEYVLDKINRKMHFSKTKHSKFNESGQLSAFYLFSCVWGTSILVCENYISDPTSLWRDYPHTLIPFQMKFFYILQLAYWFHAIPELYFQKTKKEDIFRQIVYIGLYLFHIAGAYLLNLTHLGLVLLVLHYFVEFLFHISRLFYFSDERYQKGFSLWAVLFVLGRLLTLILSVLTFGFGLARAEDQQLNFSTGNFNILAVRISVLASICMAQAFMMWKFINFQLRRWREHSSSQPQSVKKKFVTPKGKTSRKERENGINGTVTSNGADSPRSRKDKSS, from the exons ATGGCGATCCGCAAGAAGAGCAACAAGAACCCGCCGGTGCTGAGCCACGAGTTCATCGTGCAGAACCATGCGGACATCGTGTCTTGCATGGCCATGATCTTCCTGCTGGGGCTCATGTTCGAG attaCAGCAAAAGCAGCTGTCATTTTTGTTACACTTCAGTATAATGTTACCATTCCTGCCACAG AAGAACAATCTTCAGAAACAATCTCTCTCTATCACTATGGCATCAAAGACTTGGCTACGATTTTCTTTTACATGCTTGTAGCAATAATCATACATGCTATAATTCAGGAGTACGTACTGGAT aaaattaacaggaaaatgcacttttcaaaaacaaagcatAGCAAGTTCAATGAGTCTGGGCAACTTAGTGCATTCTACCTTTTCTCCTGTGTTTGGGGAACAAGCATTCTTGTGTGT gagaACTATATATCGGATCCAACCTCTCTGTGGAGGGACTATCCGCACACTCTGATTCC GTTTCAAATGAAGTTTTTCTACATCTTACAGTTGGCATACTGGTTTCATGCTATTCCAGAATTGTACTTCCAGAAAACTAAAAAG gAAGATATCTTTCGCCAGATTGTCTACATTGGACTTTATCTCTTTCATATCGCTGGAGCCTATCTCCTGAA TCTGACACATCTTGGACTTGTTCTTCTGGTATTGCATTACTTTGTTGAATTTCTTTTCCACATATCCCGTCTTTTCTACTTCAGTGATGAAAGATACCAGAAAGG ATTTTCACTGTGGgcagttctttttgttttgggaaggctTCTCACCTTGATTCTCTCAGTCCTCACTTTTGGCTTTGGATTGGCAAGAGCAGAAGATCAGCAGCTGAATTTCAGTACTGGAAACTTTAATATCCTGGCTGTTAG aaTCAGTGTGCTGGCCTCCATCTGCATGGCTCAAGCATTTATGATGTGGAAGTTCATTAATTTCCAGCTTCGGAGGTGGAGAGAGCATTCTTCTTCTCAGCCTCAGTCAGTGAAAAAGAAGTTTGTAACACCTAAAGGAAAGACctccagaaaagaaagag aaaatggaATAAATGGAACAGTGACCTCAAATGGAGCAGACTCGCCTCGTAGCAGGAAGGATAAATCCTCGTAA
- the TRAM1 gene encoding translocating chain-associated membrane protein 1 isoform X2, protein MLVAIIIHAIIQEYVLDKINRKMHFSKTKHSKFNESGQLSAFYLFSCVWGTSILVCENYISDPTSLWRDYPHTLIPFQMKFFYILQLAYWFHAIPELYFQKTKKEDIFRQIVYIGLYLFHIAGAYLLNLTHLGLVLLVLHYFVEFLFHISRLFYFSDERYQKGFSLWAVLFVLGRLLTLILSVLTFGFGLARAEDQQLNFSTGNFNILAVRISVLASICMAQAFMMWKFINFQLRRWREHSSSQPQSVKKKFVTPKGKTSRKERENGINGTVTSNGADSPRSRKDKSS, encoded by the exons ATGCTTGTAGCAATAATCATACATGCTATAATTCAGGAGTACGTACTGGAT aaaattaacaggaaaatgcacttttcaaaaacaaagcatAGCAAGTTCAATGAGTCTGGGCAACTTAGTGCATTCTACCTTTTCTCCTGTGTTTGGGGAACAAGCATTCTTGTGTGT gagaACTATATATCGGATCCAACCTCTCTGTGGAGGGACTATCCGCACACTCTGATTCC GTTTCAAATGAAGTTTTTCTACATCTTACAGTTGGCATACTGGTTTCATGCTATTCCAGAATTGTACTTCCAGAAAACTAAAAAG gAAGATATCTTTCGCCAGATTGTCTACATTGGACTTTATCTCTTTCATATCGCTGGAGCCTATCTCCTGAA TCTGACACATCTTGGACTTGTTCTTCTGGTATTGCATTACTTTGTTGAATTTCTTTTCCACATATCCCGTCTTTTCTACTTCAGTGATGAAAGATACCAGAAAGG ATTTTCACTGTGGgcagttctttttgttttgggaaggctTCTCACCTTGATTCTCTCAGTCCTCACTTTTGGCTTTGGATTGGCAAGAGCAGAAGATCAGCAGCTGAATTTCAGTACTGGAAACTTTAATATCCTGGCTGTTAG aaTCAGTGTGCTGGCCTCCATCTGCATGGCTCAAGCATTTATGATGTGGAAGTTCATTAATTTCCAGCTTCGGAGGTGGAGAGAGCATTCTTCTTCTCAGCCTCAGTCAGTGAAAAAGAAGTTTGTAACACCTAAAGGAAAGACctccagaaaagaaagag aaaatggaATAAATGGAACAGTGACCTCAAATGGAGCAGACTCGCCTCGTAGCAGGAAGGATAAATCCTCGTAA